In Cedecea neteri, a single genomic region encodes these proteins:
- a CDS encoding 6-phospho-beta-glucosidase, translated as MKITVVGGGSSYTPELIEGLILRHAALPMTELALVDVEAGRQKVEIIAALARRMFDSKGLEQVKVTVHYEPDAAIAGSSFVLTQLRVGQLPARAADERLGLSHELLGQETTGVGGFAKALRTIPVMLDIAKRVEHLAPNAWIINFTNPAGIVTEAVSRYSSAKIVGLCNVPVTMHHTIADMLQLPYDKVTLRFAGLNHMVWVHEVIADGRDATAEVIEMLCDGEQLSMNNIKAIPWPPALLRALKAIPCPYHRYFWQTRTMLKDELADAANGKGTRAEQVMKVEAELFELYANPQLDKKPEQLSQRGGSFYSEVALELIDALHNNLGKQMVVNTANNGAIQGLPDDAVIETNCVIDALGAHPLAFGKLPPLMNGLTQQVKDFERLTIEAAVHGDKQQALLALIANPLVADVNIAQTLLDEVLASNKAWLPQFN; from the coding sequence ATGAAAATTACCGTTGTAGGCGGGGGCAGCAGCTACACCCCGGAACTGATTGAAGGCCTGATCCTGCGCCATGCCGCCCTGCCGATGACGGAGCTGGCGCTGGTGGATGTAGAAGCGGGCCGCCAGAAGGTGGAAATCATCGCCGCGCTGGCTCGTCGCATGTTCGACAGCAAAGGTCTGGAGCAGGTCAAAGTGACGGTACATTACGAACCAGACGCCGCGATTGCGGGTTCCAGCTTTGTGCTGACCCAGCTTCGCGTGGGGCAACTGCCCGCTCGTGCCGCCGACGAACGCCTGGGCCTCAGCCACGAGCTGCTGGGCCAGGAGACCACCGGCGTCGGCGGTTTTGCCAAAGCGCTGCGTACCATTCCGGTGATGCTGGACATTGCTAAACGCGTGGAGCATCTGGCCCCGAATGCGTGGATTATTAATTTCACCAACCCGGCAGGGATCGTCACCGAGGCGGTTTCCCGCTACAGCTCCGCGAAGATTGTGGGCCTGTGCAATGTGCCGGTGACGATGCACCACACCATCGCTGACATGCTTCAACTGCCTTACGACAAAGTCACGCTGCGCTTCGCCGGGCTCAACCACATGGTGTGGGTGCACGAGGTGATTGCCGATGGCCGTGACGCGACCGCCGAGGTGATTGAAATGTTGTGCGACGGCGAGCAGTTGTCGATGAACAACATTAAAGCGATTCCGTGGCCGCCCGCCCTGCTGCGTGCCCTGAAAGCGATCCCTTGCCCGTACCATCGTTACTTCTGGCAAACCCGCACCATGCTCAAAGACGAGCTGGCGGATGCGGCCAACGGGAAAGGTACGCGCGCTGAACAGGTGATGAAAGTCGAGGCCGAATTGTTTGAGCTGTACGCCAACCCGCAGCTCGACAAAAAGCCGGAGCAGTTGAGCCAGCGCGGCGGCTCGTTCTACTCGGAAGTGGCCCTGGAGCTTATCGACGCCCTGCACAACAACCTCGGCAAACAGATGGTGGTGAATACCGCCAACAACGGCGCTATTCAGGGGCTACCGGACGACGCAGTGATCGAAACCAACTGCGTGATCGATGCGCTGGGGGCTCATCCGCTGGCCTTTGGCAAACTTCCTCCTTTGATGAATGGCCTGACTCAGCAGGTGAAAGACTTTGAACGGCTGACGATTGAAGCGGCGGTTCACGGCGATAAGCAGCAGGCGCTCCTGGCGCTGATAGCGAACCCGCTGGTGGCTGACGTGAATATCGCTCAGACGTTGCTCGACGAAGTGCTTGCAAGCAACAAGGCGTGGCTGCCGCAGTTTAATTAG
- a CDS encoding PTS sugar transporter subunit IIB, translating to MKKIMLCCAAGMSTSMLVQKMRAEATKRALDIQIDAVSVAEIESHLQSADVVLLGPQVQFELARLSELSAPLGKPVAVIDMMDYGTMRGDRVLDKAITLMA from the coding sequence ATGAAAAAGATCATGTTGTGTTGTGCCGCAGGGATGTCCACCAGCATGCTGGTGCAGAAAATGCGCGCCGAGGCCACGAAACGCGCCCTGGACATTCAAATTGACGCCGTCTCTGTCGCCGAAATTGAAAGCCACCTCCAGAGCGCCGACGTGGTGCTGCTCGGCCCTCAGGTGCAGTTCGAACTGGCACGCCTTTCCGAGCTTTCAGCTCCTCTCGGCAAACCGGTCGCGGTGATCGACATGATGGATTACGGCACCATGCGCGGCGACCGCGTACTGGATAAAGCCATCACTCTGATGGCCTGA
- a CDS encoding MurR/RpiR family transcriptional regulator yields MDIVYHLVHGLADSSPQETRLARFFLENFFQLPDATMEQLAARAGVSQATLQQFARTIGCSDMNDFLGQVRHQQHDSRVQDLLAAPSQMLGDATWVDNDTLQFLANRGGVAKDVLERFSHSIGRDAEGDIISRIRQRLAEFSQQEARVAQAILHDPGFASSATIDQLAQAAGVSPATITRFARAAGCDDIRDLRMKLAQASTAMPGSGLPASWQQRLSNIQQALTQQLETIPRIMFYAPFRCWNERKRFIFSARVGQTRLLPAFCSTDC; encoded by the coding sequence ATGGATATTGTTTACCACCTGGTCCATGGGTTAGCCGACTCTTCTCCACAAGAAACGCGGCTGGCCCGCTTTTTTCTGGAGAATTTCTTCCAGTTACCGGATGCCACCATGGAGCAGCTGGCGGCGCGTGCGGGTGTCAGTCAGGCTACGCTCCAGCAGTTCGCTCGCACTATTGGCTGCAGCGATATGAATGATTTCCTCGGCCAGGTTCGCCACCAGCAGCACGACAGCCGGGTACAGGATTTGCTGGCCGCCCCGTCTCAAATGTTAGGGGATGCCACCTGGGTGGACAACGACACGCTGCAGTTTCTGGCCAACCGGGGCGGCGTGGCTAAAGACGTGCTGGAGCGCTTTTCCCATTCCATCGGGCGGGATGCTGAGGGCGACATTATCAGCCGCATCCGCCAGCGTCTGGCGGAGTTCAGCCAGCAGGAAGCGAGAGTCGCGCAGGCCATCCTGCACGATCCCGGCTTTGCGTCGTCGGCAACAATCGACCAGCTTGCCCAGGCGGCGGGCGTCAGTCCGGCCACCATCACGCGCTTTGCCAGAGCCGCAGGCTGCGACGATATTCGTGATTTACGCATGAAGCTGGCGCAGGCCAGCACCGCCATGCCGGGTAGCGGGCTGCCTGCTTCCTGGCAACAGCGGCTAAGCAACATTCAGCAGGCGCTAACTCAGCAGCTGGAAACGATCCCGAGGATAATGTTTTACGCGCCGTTTCGCTGCTGGAACGAGCGAAAGCGATTCATATTT